A single window of Rhizophagus irregularis chromosome 32, complete sequence DNA harbors:
- a CDS encoding mitochondrial 37S ribosomal protein mS41, whose translation MILSKSRVPQLLFSSCSVNNASFSRIIIRNIQNKQKSVPEPRGQFIDPKSFLEQCGRGCNELADKFRDWEHLFTASSYEMKSEMGIPAKQRKWILSWTEHYRNGIDPYIILIRSKKKKKK comes from the exons atgattttatctAAAAGTCGCGTTCCTCAATTATTATTCTCTTCATGTTCAGTTAATAATGCAAGTTTTTCTAGAATAATAATACGAAATAtccaaaataaacaaaaatctgTTCCGGAACCACGAG gtCAATTCATTGATCCCAAGTCCTTTTTAGAACAATGTGGTAGAGGATGTAATGAATTGGCTGATAAATTTCGG gattgGGAACATCTTTTTACAGCTTCGAGTTATGAAATGAAAAGTGAAATGGGTATACCTGCAAAGCAACGAAA atggATACTTAGTTGGACAGAGCATTATCGAAATGGCATTGATCCATATATCATTCTTATTCGttcaaagaaaaagaaaaagaaataa